Proteins found in one Quercus robur chromosome 2, dhQueRobu3.1, whole genome shotgun sequence genomic segment:
- the LOC126712656 gene encoding splicing factor U2af small subunit B-like: protein MAEHLASIFGTEKDRVNCPFYFKIGACRHGDRCSRLHNRPTISPTLLLSNMYQRPDMITPGVDAQGQTIDPRKIQEHFEDFYEDIFEELSKFGEIESLNVCDNLADHMIGNVYVQFKEEDQAASALQALQGRFYSGRPIIADFSPVTDFREATCRQFEENNCNRGGYCNFMHVKLIGRELRRKLFGRYRGYRVSRSRSRSSSPLRHRRDHDRRERDSRDRDYRGNGRSSKDRYDRHDRADRHERDGSKRRYGSPKRSRSPVRDGSEERRARIEQWNREREERE from the coding sequence ATGGCGGAGCACTTGGCTTCGATCTTCGGCACCGAGAAGGACCGCGTGAATTGCCCATTCTACTTCAAGATCGGCGCGTGTCGCCACGGCGATCGTTGCTCTCGCCTCCACAACCGACCGACGATCTCTCCGACCTTGCTTTTGTCGAACATGTACCAACGACCCGACATGATCACGCCGGGCGTGGACGCCCAGGGTCAAACCATCGACCCGCGCAAGATCCAAGAGCACTTCGAGGATTTCTACGAGGACATCTTCGAGGAACTCAGCAAGTTCGGCGAGATCGAGAGCCTTAACGTTTGCGACAACCTCGCCGACCACATGATCGGCAACGTGTACGTTCAGTTCAAGGAAGAAGACCAAGCCGCCTCGGCTTTACAGGCCTTACAGGGCCGGTTCTATTCGGGTCGACCCATTATCGCCGATTTCTCACCGGTGACCGATTTTCGCGAAGCCACATGTCGGCAATTCGAGGAGAATAACTGTAACCGAGGTGGGTACTGCAATTTCATGCACGTGAAGCTGATTGGGAGAGAATTGAGGAGGAAGCTGTTTGGGAGGTACCGTGGGTATAGGGTTAGCCGGAGCCGGAGCCGGAGTTCGAGCCCGCTGCGGCACCGGAGGGATCACGATAGGCGTGAGAGGGATTCTAGGGACCGTGATTATCGCGGAAATGGGCGATCCAGCAAGGACAGGTATGATAGGCATGATAGAGCTGATAGGCACGAAAGAGATGGGTCTAAGAGAAGATATGGGAGTCCTAAGCGGAGCAGGAGTCCTGTTAGGGACGGAAGCGAGGAGCGCCGAGCTAGAATTGAGCAGTGGAATCGAGAAAGGGAGGAGAGGGAGTGA
- the LOC126712655 gene encoding bZIP transcription factor 60, translating to MDDADFLNDEILEKIDWDGFFDELPEDGNAFSLEPMGLPDSVSPEIDEIQTFLMNDDDGNNNSGEAEPSNEFCDSFFADILANSPVEASGEVVDASSPIDKDSSGDSDDGSGSSVKEKVDNDDQTQDDDNDGADDPTSKKRRRQLRNRDAAVRSRERKKMYVRDLELKSRYLEGECRRLGHLLQCCYAENHALRLSLHSGSAFGASATKQESAVLFLESLLLGSLLWFLGIMCLFNLPAMPQLILEMVPLVNVGQRNPGVALRGARSKMFGDLMVQSFVKSRRCKASRTKMKPSYLAVTNLVL from the exons ATGGATGATGCTGATTTTTTAAACGATGAAATACTCGAAAAAATCGATTGGGATGGTTTCTTCGATGAATTACCAGAGGACGGAAATGCTTTTTCTCTCGAACCCATGGGTTTACCCGATTCGGTTTCACCGGAAATCGACGAGATCCAGACCTTTTTGATGAACGACGACGACGGCAACAACAATTCTGGCGAGGCGGAGCCGAGCAACGAGTTCTGTGACAGCTTTTTCGCCGATATACTCGCGAATTCCCCTGTAGAGGCTTCCGGTGAGGTCGTCGATGCGTCTTCTCCGATCGATAAGGACTCTTCCGGTGATTCCGATGACGGAAGCGGTAGTTCGGTGAAGGAGAAGGTCGATAACGATGATCAAACTcaagatgatgataatgatggtgCTGATGATCCTACCTCCAAGAAACGAAGAAG GCAGCTGAGAAATAGGGATGCAGCGGTGAGATCAAGGGAGAGGAAAAAGATGTATGTGAGGGACCTTGAGTTAAAGAGTAGGTATCTGGAAGGGGAATGTAGGAGACTGGGGCATTTGCTTCAGTGCTGTTACGCCGAGAATCATGCCTTACGGCTTAGTTTGCATTCAGGCAGCGCATTTGGTGCTTCAGCGACCAAGCAGGAGTCTGCTGTGCTCTTTTTGG AATCCCTGCTGTTGGGTTCCCTGCTTTGGTTCCTGGGCATCATGTGCCTATTCAATCTGCCAGCAATGCCCCAGTTAATCCTGGAAATGGTTCCACTCGTAAACGTGGGACAGAGAAACCCAGGAGTAGCTCTAAGAGGGGCAAGAAGTAAGATGTTTGGAGACTTGATGGTACAATCTTTTGTAAAGAGTAGGAGATGCAAAGCTTCGAGGACAAAAATGAAACCGAGTTACCTTGCTGTCACAAACCTTGTTCTCTGA